A part of Brassica rapa cultivar Chiifu-401-42 chromosome A05, CAAS_Brap_v3.01, whole genome shotgun sequence genomic DNA contains:
- the LOC108871902 gene encoding uncharacterized mitochondrial protein AtMg00810-like — translation MKDLGKLKYFLGIEVGRRAEGFMLTQHKYTLDLVADVGLLGSKPAATPMEIQHKLALDLSLFLSDAEKYGRLVGRLIYLSITRPNISYAVHILSQFMQKPREMRWDAAMRVVRYLKGTAGQGILLRSQVDTSLSVYCDADWSACHASRRSLSAYVALVGDSPVSWKTKKQGVVSHSSAESEYRSMAQATREIKWLRRLLRDLGAPQ, via the coding sequence ATGAAAGACTTAGGAAAGTTAAAGTATTTTTTAGGCATTGAAGTTGGTCGTAGAGCAGAAGGCTTCATGCTTACGCAACACAAGTATACTCTTGATTTGGTCGCAGATGTTGGACTACTAGGCTCGAAACCGGCTGCTACACCTATGGAAATACAACACAAGTTAGCTCTGGATTTGAGTCTGTTTTTGAGTGATGCTGAGAAATACGGGAGGTTGGTTGGTCGTTTGATTTACTTGTCCATTACGCGACCGAATATTTCGTATGCAGTGCATATTCTGTCGCAATTTATGCAGAAACCTCGAGAGATGCGGTGGGATGCTGCTATGAGGGTTGTTCGCTATCTGAAAGGAACAGCTGGTCAAGGGATATTGTTGAGATCTCAGGTTGATACGAGTTTGTCTGTCTACTGCGACGCAGACTGGTCTGCATGTCATGCTTCTAGACGGTCTCTGAGTGCGTATGTGGCATTGGTTGGTGATTCGCCGGTGTCGTGGAAGACTAAGAAGCAGGGAGTTGTGTCACATTCATCAGCTGAGTCGGAGTACAGGTCAATGGCGCAAGCAACTAGAGAAATAAAGTGGCTCAGGAGGCTGTTGCGTGACTTGGGGGCTCCACAATGA